The following are encoded together in the Arcticibacterium luteifluviistationis genome:
- a CDS encoding mandelate racemase/muconate lactonizing enzyme family protein, protein MERRSFIKKSILGAGVVLGGLKYTSGYAATSSLKITKIRYYAAPGYNKPLFNQARGIVEIETDGGIIGIGEGGSKDMIEQCAQMIIGEDPFRIEHLWQYMYRTMFYPPGKEKLHALGAIEMALWDIKGKALNVPVYELMGGATRDYIECYATGFRASKATTPEGQAEDCLKAGLRCFRIGPTGGSDFNVPYDFYENVQKTIEFCKRIDSAVGGQGNWAIDLHTRFDLIDGIKVCNALEELQPYFVEDIVRSENQGVYKQVRAMTNVPIAVGEQYGDKWDINELIEGRLLDYARVTLPNSGGLTELKKIAAISETHYTGMIPHFTGPLSTASLVHVLGSSSPSRCMMELGGGAPERPDYFNEDYLLFKDGKLYLNPAPGLGVKFNPKKADFVMEVSERTKFPHPYLKSPDGAIHGW, encoded by the coding sequence ATGGAAAGAAGATCGTTTATAAAGAAATCAATATTAGGAGCAGGAGTGGTGCTTGGTGGTCTAAAATATACCAGTGGTTATGCGGCTACATCTTCACTTAAAATCACTAAAATTAGATACTACGCAGCACCTGGTTATAACAAGCCATTGTTTAATCAGGCCAGAGGAATTGTGGAGATTGAGACAGATGGAGGCATTATTGGAATAGGAGAGGGAGGCAGTAAAGACATGATAGAGCAATGTGCTCAAATGATAATAGGAGAAGACCCTTTTAGAATAGAACACCTTTGGCAGTATATGTACCGAACCATGTTTTATCCTCCAGGAAAAGAGAAATTGCATGCTTTGGGTGCTATAGAAATGGCACTTTGGGACATCAAAGGCAAGGCACTAAATGTACCAGTTTATGAGCTTATGGGTGGAGCTACTAGGGATTATATAGAATGTTACGCTACAGGTTTTAGAGCTTCCAAAGCCACTACACCAGAGGGGCAGGCGGAAGATTGTCTCAAAGCGGGACTACGTTGTTTTAGAATAGGACCAACTGGTGGCAGTGATTTCAATGTGCCTTATGATTTTTATGAAAACGTTCAAAAAACCATCGAGTTCTGTAAAAGAATAGATAGTGCGGTGGGTGGTCAAGGTAATTGGGCTATTGATCTACATACTAGATTTGACCTAATAGATGGTATCAAAGTTTGTAATGCATTAGAGGAACTTCAGCCCTACTTTGTTGAAGACATTGTTAGAAGTGAAAACCAAGGCGTTTATAAGCAGGTAAGAGCTATGACTAACGTTCCTATTGCGGTTGGAGAGCAATATGGCGACAAATGGGATATCAACGAACTCATCGAAGGAAGGCTTTTAGATTACGCCAGAGTCACCCTGCCAAACTCTGGAGGTTTAACAGAATTAAAGAAAATAGCAGCAATTTCAGAAACACATTATACGGGAATGATACCTCATTTTACAGGACCCTTATCCACCGCTTCTCTGGTTCACGTGTTAGGCTCTAGCAGTCCATCTAGATGTATGATGGAGTTAGGAGGAGGTGCTCCAGAAAGACCAGATTATTTTAATGAGGATTATTTACTGTTTAAAGATGGTAAGCTTTATCTAAATCCTGCACCAGGATTAGGAGTGAAATTTAATCCTAAAAAAGCAGATTTTGTGATGGAGGTTTCTGAGAGAACGAAATTCCCTCACCCATACCTGAAAAGTCCAGACGGAGCTATTCACGGCTGGTAA